From the genome of Toxoplasma gondii ME49 chromosome XII, whole genome shotgun sequence:
aagaagcggacgcgaaggtcgaagaagaggaacgaaaagaagacggggagggagaaaaagcaaaagaaggtgacgcagacggaggaagagaagaagaacaagaggaaggagagaacgaagggtGCATGTGACATGGGGACTTCGTGGGGGCTGGGGAGGGCGCGTCGCAGACCGTGGTGGCCTCTGGTCCAGAGGAGAACGTAGAAGGAGggcctggagaagaagacgtagAACAAAAAGGGGAGcaagacggcgaggagcacgagagagaagaaaaagctagccacgaagaagagagtgtAGACGaccggaggagagagggtgGATGCGCTCCCGAAGGCGCGAAGGCGGGAAGGGGAGAGATGCAggacagagggaaagaaggcagaggagacgtgagagaagaacacgagtgtggaggagacgcaggcgaagacgcctgGCTCccgtgtacagacagcgaagcacaGGGGGAAGAGGCGAGGGGCGAGCAGGAGGAGGGCCAGGCTGTGGAGGCCGTTGGATGTACGAGGCGCCCAGACCCACCCAgagcagaggcagcagacgTCGAAATGCaggacagcagagaagaaagagatgcggtgtctccgtcaACTTCCTGGCCTCTCAGAGACCACGCGCGACACTCAAAGTTCCCTGGGTCGCCCTTTCCTGCATGAAGTCTTCCTGTGCAGCAGGCCTTTCTCGCTCGTCTCATCTCAGTTGCATGCGGACCCTCTTTTCTGGGGCATTCACTCTTCTCGCTTGTTTCACGCCCCACATCCATGAAACgcggctcttcctctctctgtcgggtgtcgctttcctcttcgccttcgcgatTTGTCTCTCCGAGTTTCGACGGCGACTCGGAGAACGCTGCGTCGTCCAGAGGGTCTCGCACTGTTCCTGTCAGATCTCCTCGCAGGGATGGGAAGCACGAAGGGCTTCTGGTGTTGGAAGCAAGGGATGCTGTGTGCGattcgcttttctcgaccgcttcttctgccagttcttctttttctatctctttcgtttccttctctgcgtttgttgtctcttcctcttggaCCCCTTCATTCTCCAGTGCTTTGTGTCTTCGCTGTCCGGTTGCTTCGACTCCGCTGCGTGTGCCCTCTTCAGCATCTGCTAGGACTgagcctctctgcctctctctgttccggtcagtctcttcttcttccgcgttctGTTCCGCGAGCGCAGAAACCgcatctgtctcctcactCACCTCGACACAGAGGGCAGCCGTGGTGGTGAGGAGGGCCGCTCGCGAATCGGGGAAGAGTGCAGAAAGGTATGGCTGTCTGGAACtcgtctcgctgctctcttcgtagaaggaaggcgagtcaaactcaggtgtacagacacgcGGAGTCCGATCTGGCGGCactgtctcgtctttcctctcacaCGCTTCTCCGCGTCCTACTCGCTCGGTTTCTCCAGTTTTCCGGCGGTTTCCGTCTGCGCCTCTCGTTGGCACCGAGAGCGATGCTTGCACCGTCAAGGAGGGCTTCGAATGgcgctgctccttctctcccgtgaGTTCTCCAGTGTCTGCAGGTTCTTGCGAGGCCTCTCGCGGTGCCTCGTTGCCCCCCTCACCCCGACGCTCTCCACGCTCGTCTCGCCAAAGGGTCTCGTCTCTGGCTCGACTGTCAATCGTCTccgcgtctttctccccctcttcGCGCGACCTCTCGAATCTGGCAGGAACTTCCGAAGTCCCAGCAAGTGCATTAGcctctcgttcgccttcgAACAAGCTTTTGCAGGAGGAGAAATCAACCGTTTCCACCGAATGAGAGTGAGGCGAaggggaaacgcagagggCGGTCGAGCTGAGGTGAACGGAGGGGGTGGAAGGAGACAATTGGTGGCAAGAAGGCTCGCTAGAATCacttgaagaagaagatgacgaaGGCGACGTGACATCGGTgagagttgaagaagaaagatcTCTAGACGGTGGAGTCGAAACAGGTGTGATGTAGACCATGCAGGAACGACGCGGAAAAGAAACTGGAGGAGGGACAGAGGCAGGGGGGGGAAGAACACGGacaaggagacgagacggaggagacggaagagacaaCTGCTCACAGGAATCGTCTCTAGGAGCCGCGGGCTTCCCGATCTGCCGTTCGCAAATGTTTAGGTCTCGAGTCGATGGTAATCCAGGCTTCTCCTTTGTAATCTTGGGAGGTTTCTTGTGGCAAACAAACGGTgtgttcgcctctctcgtggGGTCGAGAGTTTCGCGTACACTCCACCTCGTCActgacaaagaagagaagaagccggaggCGCCGCCCGCTCGCTGTGagttcttgtttctctctgcgttcacTTGCTCTAGCTCTGAAGTATCATGTTCTCTTTCTAGAGgcgcttgttctctccctcgattCTCTTgatgtttctccctctgtgtgtagtgcggctgcttctcgcgcAGTGGCTCTGTCCTTTCTCGGTCTCCTGCCAAGGCGTTGCGTGTCTTttgagacgaagaaagaagcggacagcaaggaagagaaactgaccttggcgaggaggcaggagataaaccgagagaggagggaggaacgGAGGACGCAgcaaaagaggaggagacagaagcagacgagagaggagagcctTGGGGAGGTGACGGGGGACGTGggggaggaaaggagacagcgcagcaGGGAGAGGAATGGCGAAATGCACAGCAGCCAGTTGGAGGCGAGGCCGAGTCTAGCGCCAGCCATGGGGAAAGCGACACTGGGGAGGGTGTGTGAGGTTTGCCCGACGCGCTCcggctcgcgtctcctctctgggtctctgtcgcatgcTTTGCCATGGTGCAGAGCCAGCGCTCGTAGCTGAACGAAACCCAGAGGCAAAAACTGTCGGCAatcgaggggagagaaagaatgcggaagggggagaggggaaagggactgagagaaagaaagaaggcgtgtgacgaagaaagcaaacgtccgacagaagagagacagggcaaagaaaaaagagagaaatgtCGGAGAGAGGAGTAGAAGAGTCAAAAGTGAACAGAAAAGGAGGCAACTGGGGCACAAGAACAGCAAACGCAGAGCGCAGGAAAAGAGTAAagtacagagagagacatgatTTTGCGCGATCCAGAGCACCTACCGCACAAAGCCGGCGCGCGTCTTTTCTGAGATTTGATAGAGGCGATCCAGCTGAATGGACGAAAGTTTCGGGAAGTAAAGATGAAGGACAGTCCGAAAATGCTGCCTGTACAGCAACACCAAAAGAGGACGAACGTCTCAAAACACGGGCGAAAAAAACAGCGTGTATGCTTTCCTGTACACTCACATACAAACCGATTCAgaaccatatatatacaggcatataaacatatatatatacatatatatatacgtatgcatTTGTGCATTTGTGCCAGCACATATCTAAGTAGGCACGAACAACAAAAGCATGTCGCGTCACAAACGCGCCTTTAGACGTTTACACACCGTTATACACCAGTTTAGAAAACCATGTTGAGATCGTTGTATATGCGCGTCGACAGCCCAGTACGTACATGGGTGAGAGCGTTCGCTTCAGTCTACGAAGAGGCTGGGCCGTGATCGTTTCAGAGCCGGAAGCGGATAGGGTTCACAGGCACTGCGGTCTCAAAAGGTTATGTGGACATCAAGCATGCaggtttttttcttcttcgcgctctcttACCTTGAGATGCAGCGTAGCTTGTGACTATCGAATTGGATAAATGCACTGAGAATCGGCAGATTCAACGTCCTCAAGCCTGTCGGATGAAGCACgccttgctcttctctctctccttctctctgttgttctccttcggcgccctcttccttttcttcggtCCGGGATTCGTCTCGAGTTGCGCGTTGTCTGCAGGGTCTCTTTCTGTGGTCTCTTCGGGCGCGCGTGTCTCCTACGGAGTCGCAGGAGCGGTCGAGGGCCTCTGGCGAGGAGCAGAAAACGCGCGCGGCCCAGTCGATGGTCTCTCGGAAGCGAACGTGACTGGCTTTGTCTGCCAGTACGGCTGCGAGGAATTCCCTTGCAGAGAGCGCAGCGCTCGCGGCGCCGCTCAGGGAAGCCCCCCACCGCCGTCGGCGCTCTACGCCCAACGCTGCTTGCGCGTCCGCTTTGGGccaagcgagaggagacagcggagccCGAGAAGGCCCTGATGAGTGTCTCcgacgctgtctcttttcgttcAAGAAGCTGAGCAAGGTGCGGCATTCTGTGTCGCTCAGACCTGCGTCGATAACTGAAGCAAACACCGCGAGCCAGTCCGCGTGGAACGGCAAGTCTgcacaggagacagacaggggGAAGGTCTTATAGAGGAGGGAGATAcggcaagacagagagagaaacgccatGGAAAGGGGAGACAAGCGAGACACGCAGctggaagcgagaaaagccgagaggcgccggacgagaaagacatctcgaaaggagagagccaaggacgaaaaaacgaagtcactcagaaaggcagagaaagagaccgagacagacatcgagacagagacagagagacacacagagagagacagagacaggatgAGACACAGAAGCCTGTAGAGGTAGAAACTGAGACAGAGCGGGGCGGCAAAAAacggctgcagagacagagaagatgtttgcaagaacagaaagaaaacgagaaacgacagttgggaagaggaggcgtcGTGTCTGTGTTTTAGGCGGGAGTGAAAGGTCACCACAATGAGAGAGCAGGGCTGAAAGGAAGCGTCTCGAACCTTGTCCCTTGTTCAGAGACACCGAGTGGAgactgtttctctttcgaaTTTGTTCCTACCTAAAatcctcgcttcttcgtccttcttccttgtcttctcgcgGCCCTCTTGGTCGTCCTGCCGCTCTGGACTTTGCCAGAGACCGCTGGAATGACTCGCCAGTTCCTCGCGCGTTGCAAGTCTCATCCCGACACTACCTCGTTCCCCGCTCTCCATCTTCCCTTGGTCGCGCGTCGGTGCCTCAAGGTCCGGAGACGAGCGACTTGCTGAGATTGAAGGCAAAGGCAGTTCTCGCACCCTCTCCCCGGCCTCGAATCcgctctccgcctcttcttcgttctcttcttcatcgtcacctcctccctctttgtGGTGCGTTTCGCAGTAGAGGCGGAACGAACGGACGACGAGACGCGCCGGGGAGACTCGCTGGCGGTCGAGGCTGAAGCAGAGCcaggaggaaacaggagacagagggaacaCGACGGTGGCCCGACCCAGCAGGCGAGAGGGACTTGGACCTTTTTCAGTTTGAAGAACTACTCAGGTACgatgtggagagacagctgcgatgggaaaaagaacggagaagagtcCAGTCCTTAACTGGTGATAGGCATGGATGTAAGTGTGTGCCAGTTGTCAGCTCAGAATCCTTCTCTACAGCTTGCACCACTGGATTCAGTAACGGAGGCTTCTCGAGCAAACGAGCGACTAAACTACGAAAGACTTGAGTTTCATTCAGACACGCAGGGCATGGGAAGCGTTCGTCGAGTCTCTGAAAAGGTACGaggccgaggagagagaagggggtCGACAGCAGTCCAGAACGGACGAGtgacaaagagaagcgaagagaacaagggccagggagaagaagtAAAACGGCAGCCGAgcaaggaaagaagcagaaaacacgGGGAGCTGGAGGAGTaagggaagacgaaaacCCATGCGAGGGAGAGATGGCAGTTTTTCTCCACAGGCGAAACGGGGACTGGAGACAAATCTCAAAGATGGAACAGACGAACTAGCACACAATGCTCACCATTCTTTTATTCGCCCGATGGTGGTTTGCGCATATTCCGCTGAATCGAGAGTGAAGGATCCAGCGCGTTGGCCGAAACGCGTCTTCGTTGATTGCGCTAGAATCGgcattctttctctccatgctcgactctctcgctcgtGGCTTTTGgccgccttcgcttctgaaGACTCGCCTTGCGCCTCAGGTCGCCTGACGCGGTCTgtcctgccttttctctttgctctctctgtgtgcatgctTCTCTGAGGCGAGGACGAGATCCTCTCGGCCGCGGCTCTTCGCTGTTCGcgcctgttttcttcttccgcatctcccctctgcatgcgcacaagCCAGCGTTGAGGCGGGTGggtgtcgctctctctctctcgaaggAACCTGCGAGCTTCCAGACGTCTGGActcgcttttttcctccAGACGCGTGACTCCTTCAGACGCGACTGCATGTGGAACAGCGTGATGAAGCAGCTTCTCGCTGTCTATCTCTGCCGGCGCCGGCGGAGAGTCTCCACGCTCGGGaagcctctctcgcgctcgaaCTCGAGCCTGCGGAGTGCCAACACCCAGCGTAGCCCCCTCAGCTGGAAAGGCGAGCAGGGCGCCGCCCAACTCCACTGGCGTTGTCGCCTCGGCgtcttcgttcgcttctgcctcgcgaCGGTTTTGTGCCGCGTCCCGCTCTCCGGGCTTCTCGAGGGCGAGGGAAGCTGGAGACACCGAGCTcgctcgcttccttcctgtctcagTATGGCAACCGGCGAGAGCTGGAGAGGCGCACGACAGCGACTCACGAGCGAGGCAGCGGCTTCGCCGCCTCAGAAAGAAGCCGGACGAGTGCGGGGGCAGccagagacacggagacagagatggaAGGGTCGAGAAAGTCGcaaaggcagagagcgactTCTCCGTATGTACGGCGGAgacttcctcgccttcttcgtttcctctacAAAGCACGTTGGATTCTTCAGAGGGATTCGCATTCCCCGCCATCACTGGCCGGTCTGTGAGCTCGGCCTGGAACTTCTCGTGTATTCGGTGCGTCTTGCTTCCTCCCGCCGCTCTGTTGAATCTCTCTACTTTCGACTTCACTTCCGCTCCGCTTActtccttcgcgttctttcgCCCTCCGTTTTCGGATGTCTCTCCCGGCCAGCAGCTCGCTCGCTCTCCCACGCCTTCgctccctgtctccgcccGCGCGTCGCGTGTCTCCTCACGCTCGCGCTCTCCTCCGGTGAGTCCGTTGTTTCTCCCTGCCGCCTCCGGTTGTCCGTACACTCCCTGGTCTCCGTCACCTTTCTGGGTTCCTCCAGTCTGATCCTCTCTACGTTCGTGGcaggtctcttcttctcccttcttcaccCTCGAGAGGCCTCCACAGAccggcgagaaaagcgaagcaggagaggcgCCGCTCATCCTTGCGTGCGACGACCTCAGGACTCCATCTGCTACATCTCCCCCCTTTAACTCGCCTTTTCTTGGCTCTCCCTTCCTTAACACTGCTTCTCCTAGCTCTGTTTCGCTTGACTCTGCTTCGtcactctcttcctctcgggaGGTTCGCTTCACGTTCTTGCTGTGTTTCTGttgaaaagagaggaggaacggGTGGGCGAGTAGGGCAGCGGGTGCGGGTCGTTTGTGAGGGTCTTTTTCGAGCATGGCGTGGATGATTTGCGCGAGCTGAGGCGAGTAATGTGGTGGAAGCGGAGCGACTGGCTTGAACGCGATGTTCCAGACGAGGGCAAGAAAGGAGTCGCCCGCGAAGGCGCTAGAGAGTGCACAGAGCTCAAAGAGGACGCAGCCGAGCGCCCAGACGTCGCTCTTGTAGGTGTACGGTTTGTTTTCGCACATTTCCGGAGACATGTACTGCGGCGTGCCGACTGCGGTGTGGGCGAGGGCGAGAGTCGTGGTCATTACGCGGCTGATGCCGAAGTCTCCGATTTTCACGTTCTCCCGCTCGTCCAGCAAGATGTTGCTCGGCTTCAGGTCCCGGTGCAGAATCCGCTTCGAGTGTATGTACCGCAGGCCCTCAGCGAGCTGGAGGAGCCACTTGACtgcgcgcgcctcctcgacgAACTCTGCGCGTTTCTTTTGCTCCACGAGCAGCGCGGCGAGGTCTCCGCGCTCGCAGAACTCCATGACGATGACAAGGAACATGTCTTGGTGGACGAAGGACTCAACGCAGCGCACCACGGCGGGGTGCTCCAGTTGCTTCATCACCTCCGCCTCCTGCAAACTGAGTCGCCGGTCGCGCTCGTCCAGCGCCGTCAAGTCGATCTGCTTCGCGAGCCActcgctgctgtcgctcATCCGCCGCACGCGAAAGGCCCGCCCGAACTGGCCGCGCCCCACAAAGGTTACTACTTCGTAGCCATGCTGCCGAAAGTCCACGCTCGAGTTGCgcgcaggcagagacagcgagagactcAACCCCCCCGCGCGCGGCCGGTGCTCGCAGACGcccgcaggcgaagaagaggaggaaggagaaggggaatCAGCAcatgaagaagcagacgagtGAGGCGCacgagaaaccgaggaaggagacgaacgagaagaagaagaagaagaaggggagggggaagaaacggagggggaagacggaggagaagaaggagcaggggaaggagagcaagaaggagaggacgaaggagaggacgaagttCCCACGTGTCGTTTTTCATcggacagagaagcagaaagctCACGGATACcacaagagagaacagcggcGTCGGCCGCTCCCGGGGCTCTCGCATGCATTTCGACTTGTgaagagacggggagaaaagcacggaaaaaaagagataAACAGTCGCGACAGAAGACAAAGGCCCGCCGAAAAGGTACGGCTTCTCGGTGGTGCgattgtctcctttctgtgcacagtgagagacaaagacgcgacaggagagactcAGACGGGGGGCGAACGCTGTCGACGCAAAAGCAGGCACACAGTGCCTTATCGGAGAAGCCggtcgagaggaagagcagcaacgcggaggcgagggagaagaagcagtcctagacgaagaagaaatggcAGGCTCTTGAGATTCAGCAGacaggcagcagagagagttGCTGCACGGGGGTACAAAAGGGAAGACAAAGCTCCGTGGAAGAAATCCAGGATgcgcgagagaaaccgcGTTGTCTTGGAGTCCAGATTGCGGCTGAACACGCTTGCGAAACGCGACCGCCGGTGCGGACATGGGCGAGGCGCCGCGGGTTGGGGCGAAGAGCCAATgggggaaacggagaggcgaTCAGCGTGCAGGCAGTCTCAGAAGGCAAGCAGTTAAGCCCGCTGGAAATCTGGAAGGTGCCGGAGGAACGTGGCTTCTCCGGTTCTTCCAGAGTCCCGGCGGAAAGCTGAGCAGCCACTCGAAAGGGCGTGGAAGACCGCGAGAAACAAGTGGAGATGTTCCGCCAGTGCAGCGGGCCTTGTCCGTTTGCGTGGCATCCAGAAGCGCTCCAGGAGGGAGAAACCAGAGGAACTCTCGGACGGAGATCCATTGCAAGGCGTGCCcagcttctcgttttccacggagcagaaggagagggagagcaaCGAGCGACGGGGTGCGGCGGGCGAGAAGCCAAGGCGCCGCGGCAGGTACGTCTTCTGGTGTTAACAGTTCTGGTCGAAACCTCAGGAATCACGAAGGGAACAGGAGTTCGCGGCTCCCTCGGCACCGAGGGTCATCGACAGAAGCGGCCCTGGAGCCCGAGTTCGATGGTGGAGCCTGGCGTCCATTCTCCCCGATCACGCTGCAaagtttctctcttctgcggagTGGCTTTCTCGCGCGAGTGTATCTGCGGGCAGActccctctgtctc
Proteins encoded in this window:
- a CDS encoding NEK kinase (encoded by transcript TGME49_218400~Gene product name based on ToxoDB Community Expert Annotation. Predicted member of protein kinase subfamily Other;NEK;NEK1, (PMID:22047078).), translated to MSDSSEWLAKQIDLTALDERDRRLSLQEAEVMKQLEHPAVVRCVESFVHQDMFLVIVMEFCERGDLAALLVEQKKRAEFVEEARAVKWLLQLAEGLRYIHSKRILHRDLKPSNILLDERENVKIGDFGISRVMTTTLALAHTAVGTPQYMSPEMCENKPYTYKSDVWALGCVLFELCALSSAFAGDSFLALVWNIAFKPVAPLPPHYSPQLAQIIHAMLEKDPHKRPAPAALLAHPFLLSFQQKHSKNVKRTSREEESDEAESSETELGEAVLRKGEPRKGELKGGDVADGVLRSSHARMSGASPASLFSPVCGGLSRVKKGEEETCHERREDQTGGTQKGDGDQGVYGQPEAAGRNNGLTGGEREREETRDARAETGSEGVGERASCWPGETSENGGRKNAKEVSGAEVKSKVERFNRAAGGSKTHRIHEKFQAELTDRPVMAGNANPSEESNVLCRGNEEGEEVSAVHTEKSLSAFATFSTLPSLSPCLWLPPHSSGFFLRRRSRCLARESLSCASPALAGCHTETGRKRASSVSPASLALEKPGERDAAQNRREAEANEDAEATTPVELGGALLAFPAEGATLGVGTPQARVRARERLPERGDSPPAPAEIDSEKLLHHAVPHAVASEGVTRLEEKSESRRLEARRFLRERESDTHPPQRWLVRMQRGDAEEENRREQRRAAAERISSSPQRSMHTERAKRKGRTDRVRRPEAQGESSEAKAAKSHERESRAWRERMPILAQSTKTRFGQRAGSFTLDSAEYAQTTIGRIKECLDRQRVSPARLVVRSFRLYCETHHKEGGGDDEEENEEEAESGFEAGERVRELPLPSISASRSSPDLEAPTRDQGKMESGERGSVGMRLATREELASHSSGLWQSPERQDDQEGREKTRKKDEEARILDLPFHADWLAVFASVIDAGLSDTECRTLLSFLNEKRQRRRHSSGPSRAPLSPLAWPKADAQAALGVERRRRWGASLSGAASAALSAREFLAAVLADKASHVRFRETIDWAARVFCSSPEALDRSCDSVGDTRARRDHRKRPCRQRATRDESRTEEKEEGAEGEQQREGEREEQGVLHPTGLRTLNLPILSAFIQFDSHKLRCISRQHFRTVLHLYFPKLSSIQLDRLYQISEKTRAGFVRYERWLCTMAKHATETQRGDASRSASGKPHTPSPVSLSPWLALDSASPPTGCCAFRHSSPCCAVSFPPPRPPSPPQGSPLSSASVSSSFAASSVPPSSLGLSPASSPRSVSLPCCPLLSSSQKTRNALAGDRERTEPLREKQPHYTQREKHQENRGREQAPLEREHDTSELEQVNAERNKNSQRAGGASGFFSSLSVTRWSVRETLDPTREANTPFVCHKKPPKITKEKPGLPSTRDLNICERQIGKPAAPRDDSCEQLSLPSPPSRLLVRVLPPPASVPPPVSFPRRSCMVYITPVSTPPSRDLSSSTLTDVTSPSSSSSSSDSSEPSCHQLSPSTPSVHLSSTALCVSPSPHSHSVETVDFSSCKSLFEGEREANALAGTSEVPARFERSREEGEKDAETIDSRARDETLWRDERGERRGEGGNEAPREASQEPADTGELTGEKEQRHSKPSLTVQASLSVPTRGADGNRRKTGETERVGRGEACERKDETVPPDRTPRVCTPEFDSPSFYEESSETSSRQPYLSALFPDSRAALLTTTAALCVEVSEETDAVSALAEQNAEEEETDRNRERQRGSVLADAEEGTRSGVEATGQRRHKALENEGVQEEETTNAEKETKEIEKEELAEEAVEKSESHTASLASNTRSPSCFPSLRGDLTGTVRDPLDDAAFSESPSKLGETNREGEEESDTRQREEEPRFMDVGRETSEKSECPRKEGPHATEMRRARKACCTGRLHAGKGDPGNFECRAWSLRGQEVDGDTASLSSLLSCISTSAASALGGSGRLVHPTASTAWPSSCSPLASSPCASLSVHGSQASSPASPPHSCSSLTSPLPSFPLSCISPLPAFAPSGAHPPSLLRSSTLSSSWLAFSSLSCSSPSCSPFCSTSSSPGPPSTFSSGPEATTVCDAPSPAPTKSPCHMHPSFSPSSCSSSLPPSASPSFAFSPSPSSFRSSSSTFASASSPCFSSSSFWSASCASLMTSASLSSPLGRERAAPRSRSKEDGSHPLEEGREQGGGGVGTPAARSRASRGSCRDAAFRLQGRAENQWQSARHLSPFLGKPPTCSCPEKRETIFRSPSLKPLFDRDVDAGVLVAPTECRPYGVTRAPARRRHSAFGTFFSEFSALLRSASVSPLRCRPPSPRLLSPTFPQPHTDATATRRRRGRRREKRADEKRVKERRRDERRSRREERRIERRRDEGRKQGELNEARSGRLGENLLETRGSLTWTSLPKNGLVEVVKATQTLVHCLQLERTFACRSVNEKGSACVRTLRLREEETNAALAAALEVLGRWRGWKERGESPKTRTLSSMRRDPREAAVKEKGRGSRLACTESKRGVERHSESCEDWKRTKTPATRHTGYEREGGSRPNADRATAEKARDPEGAQKKKEIWKDREREEEKRGEREEESESEELVADSLVHVMELLREASEELPERRHAVTCLAATVFPCPLRSRRLSAPSACWQSQGDKGCLPPSPDFAAVSSSSSFSSKQASHLSPHYAHRSNAQQDGSSGAAFTRSSSLSFSPFSHSSSSRSSSSSTSFSSSSSSSSASSSSSASSSSSSSSSSSSSSASSSSSLSPPSFAPSVSCEAGVGRLPSERVSFRSSFSWGARYASCAEFYSSLIMKLFQWVSFLLPAVVERGSALPQRCREIPSARHLRLSRSPRPLINRDRRDKRDRRDRRDGSETQNGRERKATGQERERGGRRDRKERGDRTYSEAKGTRLREREVVQRGRKERRYVFAENKVNVGYLLDAVLGYRRLMVLKEQISR
- a CDS encoding hypothetical protein (encoded by transcript TGME49_218390), producing the protein MKKQTSEAHEKPRKETNEKKKKKKGRGKKRRGKTEEKKEQGKESKKERTKERTKFPRVVFHRTEKQKAHGYHKREQRRRPLPGLSHAFRLVKRRGEKHGKKEINSRDRRQRPAEKVRLLGGAIVSFLCTVRDKDATGETQTGGERCRRKSRHTVPYRRSRSRGRAATRRRGRRSSPRRRRNGRLLRFSRQAAERVAARGYKREDKAPWKKSRMRERNRVVLESRLRLNTLAKRDRRCGHGRGAAGWGEEPMGETERRSACRQSQKASS